DNA sequence from the Nicotiana tomentosiformis chromosome 3, ASM39032v3, whole genome shotgun sequence genome:
GAAGACAGTGTCCATCATGTCTGATCATTGTTAAACAATTTGATAGCTGATTAGGTACATTTTCATGTAACAAGAAAAATGCATTCCATGGGTATTTATTGCTTTGGCTCAAAGTAAAGTGTTCATGTCTTCCTCAATAGATTATTGGCGGTTGCTTTGGATGTTATAGCAGAACGTTGGACAATTAGAGGGAGGTACCATTACAGTATCAATCTAGCATACAACCTTATTTACTCTATGAAGCAGAAAGCAACTTGAAGAACATGTAATAGGTGGACGGACATTCGTAATAGAGGAAAAGCATGTGGTAAGACAAATCAAACCTCCAACATGCTTGGTGTCTTTTCCGCTTCCCAATTTTATAAAGTATTGTTGGAAACTGCAACACTTTCAATTCAATAATCAAGGAAAAACTAAAGAAGGTTTCAAGAAAAGCAAATTGAGTTACTGAAGCTAACCAAAGCCTGCACGCCGAAATCTGCAATAGTGACTGGGGTTTGGTCATTTTTCTCAAGAATCCTATCATCATTGGGGAACAATGAGCTCTTCACCTACAaccataaaaattaaaaaacagaACTTTTAATTGATAAAATGATAACATCACTTGACAGATTACTAATCCCCCGATTTTTTCGTTTAAGATATTTTTGGAGCTCAAAAGCATACAATAAAATTTCACCAGAACTAAATGACTGATGTTATCTCGTTAGAGAAAAGCTAACAACTTTTGTCTCCAAGATCTATAATCTTTTACATTGAGTACACCGTAAATATGTCACGTACCAAAATTGCAAGTACTAGATCAATACTTAAATATTGTAGAATAGCAGAGAGGAAGTTCATAATTTCAGGTGCAATAAGCATTAACAGTCTTTCTACATAGGTGTTCAAATGCAATTACAATAACATTAGCACGAAATATTCTCGCATTTGAAAGAGAAACTGGTGTTTTGCTGAAAACAAACTAAAATTGACTAGTAGCAGCATTTCTATCCAATTAACCAAATGCACCTCAAGATAATTAGTTAACTCAATCAGTTAATCAACCAATCAAACAACTAAAAGCCTTAGTCCCAAGCTAGTTAAAGTCAACTGATGAATGTTCTATAACCAAATTTCGATACTAAACTATCAAAATATGTGACTCTGGCTAAATAAAAAGAAATTTTACGTCAATGAAAAGACGACAAGCTCGCTCGACAACATCAACGGCAGCTTCCAGCTCTCTATAATATTTTGCTTTCTGCTCAGGGAATGGGAGGCTCAAACTCGACCTGCAAAAGGCAGAAACTGTACCCATTTAGGATCGGTTAAGACAAGTGAAGTAGCAGTGGCACGGCGCGGCGCGAGATAGGTATCAGCTGTGAGAGACCTCACGGCGGCGAAGCACGGGCGAAGTGGCGAACGCCGGAGATAAGTATTAGGGAAACGGACGGCGGAGCACCGGAGGAGATCCATCGAGGTACAATAACTGCTGCTAAAGGTACATGGTTTGTTGTGCCATGGACGGGTCAGCGGGAAGGGTAGGCTTCCAACGGTTGAAATTGGCAGAGGCTCTCCTGTTGAGTTCTTCGCACGTGCTCCCTCCGATATATATtctcattttatttatatttatttattttggctTAAAAAAAGCACTTAACTTATTAAACAATTTTAGTGTTTATCAAACATGAAAATAAAGGGatttaagtaaaaaaaaaattcaattactCGGACACAACACAGAAGAGGAGAAAGCAAAGGAGCTCAATTAGGTTCACAAAAGATGGTTTAATGGAAACCCAGAAATAGAGCAAAGTACACGATGAAAATCGATAGACCATGAACCCGCAGAGCTACTTGAATATTACCTAAAGACTAATAAATCTTCATTGTTTATATATTTTTGGAGCAAATGAGCTCACACCGAGTGTTGATACAAACGGAGATTGCTAAGTTTGAATTCAATTCAGTCTATTAAATCTTCATGTTTTCAAAGAAAATTATTCATCACCTTTACAAGTCTTCTCATTATCTTCGCCAGGTAAAACTTTTCTatatcttttctttcttttgctacTTTTTTCTGTTTCAGTATTCTTTTCCTCCTTTTTCTTTTCAAACATTTTTCATTCTCCCTTCCAATTTGCAGGAAATTTGGCATTTTCAATATTGGAAACCATTTAGATTGAACAATTGTACATTTACTAGCTGTGCAAGTATAAATTTTTCAGATGAAGTTCTTGATGATTTTTCAGATGAAGAAAATGTATATTATCCATCTATTATTCATCCTCATATAGCGCGAGACAATGGCTATTTTGATCATACTTATTATCTAAGCCTACTAGATAGTTGCTTGAGTGAAGGGTCAATCATAGATGCCAAGAAACTACTCAATCATAGATGCACAACACTAACAGAAATGAAGCAGATAGAAAATAACCTTAAAAAAATACTGATTTCTCTTTTCCGGAATTGCTgaaatttatgcacagcgataagtctctcacaattgctctgataccatgtgagaaggcacgggagaaaatatgttattgatatattgaatgaatgaataatactaaacaagaggtccttatttatagctatactatacaaggacatactactcttctaccaatgtgggacaatactacactatatacatgctgtaaattaacactccccctcaagccggtgcatacaaatcatatgtaccgagcttgttacatatataactaatacgatgaccagtgagagacttggtgaaaatatctgcaagttgatcatttgacctcacaaactttgtagcaatctctcctgaaagtatcttttctctgacgaagtgacaatcaatctcaatgtgtttagttctctcatggaacaccggatttgatgcaatatgaagggcagcttgattatcgcacacaagttccatccgactgatttcaccaaatttcaactccttgagcaattgtttggtccagactagctcacatgttgccatagccattgctcgatattctgcttctgcactagaccgagcaactacattctgtttcttgctcttccaggacaccaaatttcctcctactaaaacacaatatccagacgtagaacgtctatcagaaggtgatcctgcccaatcagcatctgagtatccaatgatctgctcatgacctcgatcctcaaagagtaaccctttgcctggagccgattttatatatcgaataatgcggacaactgcatcccaatgactatcacagggagaattcataaactgacttacaacactcacaggataggaaatgtcgggtctagtcactgtgagataatttaatttttcaaccagccgcctatagcttgcaggatcgctaagcgactccccctgtcctggcataagtttagaattcggatccatcggagtgtcaacaggtccgCAACCTATCATCccggtctcctcaagaatgtctaaagcatattttctttgagaaataacaatacctgagctagactgggcaacctcaatacccagaaagtacttcaatctgcctagatccttagtttggaagtgctggaagagatgctgcttcagattggtaataccatcctgatcattgccagtaataacaatatcatcaacatagactaccagataaatacagagacttgaagcagagtgccgataaaatACAGAGTGATCAGTTTCACTAcgaatcatgccaaactcctggataaccgtgctgaacttaccaaaccaggcacgaggagactgctttagaccataaagtgaccgacgcaagcgacatacaaggccacgagactccccctgaacaacaaaaccaggtggttgctccatataaaccccatcctcaagatcaccgtgaagaaaggcatttttaatgtccagctgatagaggggccaatgacgaaccgcagccatggatagaaaaaggcggactgaagccactttagccacgggagagaaggtacCACTGTAATCGAGctcaaatatctgagtatatcctttggcaacaagacgggccttaagtcgatcaatctgtccatcgggaccaactttgactgcataaacccaacgacaaccaacagtagatttacctgagggaagaggaacaagctcccaagtaccacttgtatgtaaagcagacatctcgtcactcatagcctggcgccatcctggatgagacaacgcttcacatgtagacttagggatggaaaccgaggacaaagaagatataaaagcataatggggagatgacagacgatgatagctcaaaccgacataatgaggattagggttaagtgtggtccgtatacctttccgaagtgcaatcggtgtactaggagcagggtccgcagtaggagcagggtcaggtgcaggacgagaaccagttgggcctgatggaggatgcaaacgacgatgataagtcaagagtggtgttcctgtggtCGGGGAACTAGGGGtaacaacactagactcctcaacggttggtatggataaaacctctgtggtcgaaggtagaggaggagctatagtaaactcctcaaaggtcggtataggtaagacctcagatatatcatggtggtcagccgaggtaaagaaaggtttagactcaaaaaatgtgacgtcagctgacataaggtacctacgaagatctggagaataacaacgatatcccttctgaacacgagaataaccaaggaagacacacttgtgagcacggggagctaacttatctttcccaggggctaagttatgaacaaaacatgtgctcccaaaaacacgaggtggaagagagtataagggtgactggggaaacaatactgaatgcggaatctgattcttgatgggagatgaaggcatccgattaatcaaataacaagctgtgagaactgcatcgtcccaaaaacgcaacggaatacgagattcaattagaagtgtgcgagcagtctcaataaggtgcctattctttctctcagtaaccccattttgctgaggggtataaggacaagatgtctgatgaataattcccttagaagtcataaactgctgaaattgagaagataaatattctaaggcattatcactgcgaaaaatgcgaatagaaacaccaaattggtttttgatttcagcacagaaactctggaatatagaaaataactcagaacgatctttcattaagaaaagccaagtacatcttgaataatcatcaatgaaactgacaaagtaacgaaatcccaaggatgaactgactctactaggaccccatatatcagaatgaactaaggagaagacagactctgcatgactctcaacactacgcgaaaaggaggctcgggtatgtttcccaagttgacacgactcacaatctaatgtagacaaactagataaactaggcaccatcttctgaagtttggataaactcggatgtcctaaacgtctgtggattagatctggaggatctgtaactagacatgttgtggaaggactgagtgagttaaggtagtaaaggccctctgattcacgtcctgtaccaattgtctgtcccgtactgcggtcctgcataataaaagaatcgtcaataaaatatataccacaatggagggcacgagtcaaacgactaacagatgcaagactaaaaggacagccagggacataaagaacggaatctagggtgatagaagacaagggattagcttgtccaactccttttgccttagtttgacatccattggctaaagtaacagtgggaagagactgtgaatatacaatatttgacaaaagtgatatattaccagagatgtgatcagaagcgccggagtccatgacccatgggccaagagtgctagactgggaaacacaagcaaaagaattaccagaaacagaagtatcagtctgagcaactgaggctacttgtggagatgtctgcttacttgctcgatactgaaggagctcattatattcttctttagataaagaaaatccttggttacctggagtctcggtctgagcaatgtaagcatttttgggtggacgaccatgtaaggaataacacatttcacgagtgtgtccaagtttgtgacaataagaacacttgggtctagatcttccaaaacgacctcctcctcgtctatgctccatagtttgagatgcccgaacatccattgtctgggatgcaagaacagaggaatcaagtatctgtgatgagatcactggtggacttggtgctgcagcaaggcggagtaatcgagagaataattcatcaactgtcgggacagacggactagccaaaatctggtcgcatactgaatcaagatcattaggaagtccagcgagggtaagaacgagaaacatctttTGTTGCtgtaagaacgagaaacatcttttgttgctgctcttgttgtttttccacactagcCGAAACTggtatcaacttctcaaattcctccatgactgcctgtacttgacccaagtaagtagacatatccaatttctgcttctttaagtttgtcatccgtgatatcacatcatagaagcgagatatgtgattagtgtataaggtgcgtgcctttgcccaaaccaaataacatgtctggaatggacgaaacaagggcatcaacttggaatcaatagatcgccacaagatgctacataactgagcatcgatttttgcccaaagtgATATTGCCTTTTCGtctccatcgctagactgtttgattagatgatcttgaacaccttgacctctacaccataactcgacagatgaagcccaagctaagtagtttgaaccttccattaaaggttccgaggtaataatagcactagagtttccagaactcatgtttctagacccaaaagcatcaaatcccaaagacattgttgcaaattattgccaaataggagaaagaatcaactgtaatccactTAAACAGTGTACGGAAACACAGAAACAGAATACTAAAAACTGTAGCtgtcggaatagtactgtagctaccggaaaaactcaaagttgtcggaatgaaatgaaaacagtaggggtaggatcggaattaccaggcgacccaactgttctgaaggaagattttcaaaaaatggccggaagtggtcgtacgcgccggcgcgtgagcttctggtggcgcgtgAGGCTGCTTCTGCCGGAGTTGTttactggggtttggtcgccggacagtgacgactcttgtggtagtgttggattttgcacaacactaacagaaatgaagcagatagaaaacaaccttaaaaaatactgatttctctttcccggaatcgctggaatttatgcacagcgataagtctctcacaattgctctgataccatgtgagaaggcacgggagaaaatatgttattgatatattgaatgaatgaataatactacacaagaggtccttatttataactatactatacaaggacatactactcctctaccaatgtgggacaatactacactatatacatgctgtaaattaACAAGATCATTCAATAGGCAATGTATTGATTTTTCTTTATGCTAGATGCGGCAGAATACAAGATGCGTATGCAGCATTTAACAAAATTGATACCAAAGATATTATTTTGTGGAATGGCTTGATATCAGGATTCGCCCAAAGTGGATTTTGCGAAGAAGCACTGAAAGTGTTTTCTAGATTGAATGGAGATGGAGTGGAAGCTAACATGTTCACATATGGATTTGCTATTAGTGCAGCTGCTAATACCACCAATATTAAACAGGGGAAGCAGATTCATGCTAGAATAATAAAGACTGGTTATAATGCTGAAACAGAAGCTTCCAATGTCCTGATCACATTGTATGCAAAGTGTGGAAGCCTTGTGGATACCAGGAAAGAGTTCCTTGAAATGCAAAATAAGAATGATGTGTCATGGAATGCCATGATAACTGGCTATTCTCAACATGGATGTGGT
Encoded proteins:
- the LOC104089647 gene encoding pentatricopeptide repeat-containing protein At4g13650-like, which produces MAGSGRTRRRVSFWWRVRLLLPELFTGVWSPDSDDSCDHSIGNVLIFLYARCGRIQDAYAAFNKIDTKDIILWNGLISGFAQSGFCEEALKVFSRLNGDGVEANMFTYGFAISAAANTTNIKQGKQIHARIIKTGYNAETEASNVLITLYAKCGSLVDTRKEFLEMQNKNDVSWNAMITGYSQHGCGNEAIKLFEEMRHLGVKPNHVTYLGLLSACSHVGLVENGLCYFNSMSKDYALMPKLEHYASVVDILGRAGHLQRAMKFVETMPIEADAMVWRTLLSACIVHKNMEIEKEAGHTLS